Genomic segment of Oceanispirochaeta sp.:
AGCGGGAGAATCGTCTGGTATTATCAGTCTTACAATGAGCATGGCAGAAGGACAACGGCATTGTCTACCGGACAGATCACAAAATCTGCAGCGAGAGCGTATTGCAGAATGTTGGAAAAGAGTGATGATCTGATTCCAAATAAGTCTGGTCGCATGAGATTCAAAGATTATGCCCGTCACTGGTGGGGTGATAATTGTGAATATGTACAGTATCGCAGACGCAGCGGGACAATCACGTTTAATTACATGCGAGGACAGAAGCATTACCTGGATAAATATCTCCTCCCTCAGTTTGAAGACTTCCGTTTAAATGAGATCACGCGGTACGACGTAGAAAAATGGATAGGACAGCTCCAGACAGAAACAAGTAAGAAAACAGGGCGTCCTTTTGCTAACAAAACCATTAATGGCTGCCAGAAGGCTCTTCATATCATGCTCAGCGAAGCAGTCAGACGTGATCTTCTTTCCGAAGATATTACAAAGAAGATTCCCTACCTGCGAAATAACTCCAAAATCAGGGGCGTTTTCGATCGGGCAATGGTTCAGCAGATGTTTGATTATTCCAGAATGCCGGAATTCTGGGAGAGCAGGGTCTATTATCTGGGGAATCTCTTGTCTGCCTGCACGGGGATGAGGATGAGCGAAGTTATCGGGACGCAGCTCAAAGATCTGAAAGGC
This window contains:
- a CDS encoding tyrosine-type recombinase/integrase; the encoded protein is MRYREPFTVFPRKMKSGRIVWYYQSYNEHGRRTTALSTGQITKSAARAYCRMLEKSDDLIPNKSGRMRFKDYARHWWGDNCEYVQYRRRSGTITFNYMRGQKHYLDKYLLPQFEDFRLNEITRYDVEKWIGQLQTETSKKTGRPFANKTINGCQKALHIMLSEAVRRDLLSEDITKKIPYLRNNSKIRGVFDRAMVQQMFDYSRMPEFWESRVYYLGNLLSACTGMRMSEVIGTQLKDLKGGYIAVTKQYLYKQGFTPTKTKESREIPLPESLETMLKELSTGDPEDMLFCLGKDKSKPVTQWSMGKSLDRALRILGIDEKMRKEKGFSFHSWRHYFNTMMRSNN